The nucleotide window GATCCTGGCTACTACAGCTGTGACTACTACTGTTAGCGCACAAAGATTACTGCGCTTTGGTATCAAAGGTGGTGCTAATCTTGGAAAACTGGACGGAACCGGATTTCAGGATGGATTTAAATTAGGCTACCACCTGGGTGGTTTTGCACAGTTAAACCTGGTAAAAGGTTTTGGTGTGCAGGGTGAAGTGATCTTTTCTTCTACCAAAACTGAAACAACTGATAATTTCAGTGATATCTACAAAGATGTAAGCACTTCTGATAACCGTAAAAAAATAAACCTGAACTATCTGAGCATCCCGCTGCTGGCA belongs to Chitinophaga sp. HK235 and includes:
- a CDS encoding porin family protein; the encoded protein is MKKLFLAVAILATTAVTTTVSAQRLLRFGIKGGANLGKLDGTGFQDGFKLGYHLGGFAQLNLVKGFGVQGEVIFSSTKTETTDNFSDIYKDVSTSDNRKKINLNYLSIPLLANIDLGTPRLKLQVGPQFGAMVSDRKVFGAANTAFKGGEISGVAGLWLQLPIVNVSARYIIGFNDVKGISSVANSSNWKNQGIQLGVGVTL